Proteins encoded within one genomic window of Geoalkalibacter sp.:
- a CDS encoding phosphate-starvation-inducible PsiE family protein — translation MDEFYNPKEPLIRHLRIVIRWAVRVLAVLMTAVILWGVVDVCWVLYEKLAQPPFMMLTISDILATFGAFMAVLIAIEIFVNIIIYLRDDVIHVKIVLATALMAIARKVIILDYAVIEPEYIWATAGVTLAMAIAYWLVVAHGEPQTFTEGRLKWRSMLRNGQASGGSEHSVEGASRNERGAGGVSHE, via the coding sequence ATGGATGAATTCTACAATCCCAAGGAGCCCTTGATCCGCCACTTGCGCATCGTCATCCGCTGGGCCGTGCGCGTGCTGGCGGTGCTCATGACCGCCGTCATTTTGTGGGGGGTGGTCGATGTGTGCTGGGTGCTCTATGAGAAACTTGCCCAGCCGCCGTTTATGATGCTCACCATCAGCGATATCCTCGCCACCTTCGGGGCCTTCATGGCGGTGCTCATCGCCATTGAAATCTTCGTCAACATCATCATTTATCTGCGCGATGATGTGATCCACGTGAAAATCGTGCTGGCGACCGCGCTCATGGCCATCGCCCGTAAGGTCATCATTCTCGATTACGCCGTCATCGAGCCCGAATACATCTGGGCGACGGCGGGCGTGACCCTGGCCATGGCGATCGCTTACTGGCTGGTGGTCGCGCACGGCGAACCCCAGACGTTCACCGAGGGCCGCCTGAAATGGCGCTCCATGCTGAGAAATGGGCAAGCCTCTGGTGGTTCGGAGCATTCCGTGGAAGGGGCGTCGCGAAATGAGCGCGGCGCGGGAGGCGTTTCTCATGAGTGA
- the nqrF gene encoding NADH:ubiquinone reductase (Na(+)-transporting) subunit F, translated as MIEVILGVSLFTGIILLLVALIVTARFFLVPRGKVRILINEEQDKALRVSPGGKLLQTLGGQGIYIPSACGGGGSCGQCVVKVKEGGGAILPTETGHINRREEREGLRLACQVSVKQDLKIELPPEIFAIRKWRCKVKSNRNVASFIKELVLELPPGEEVDFRAGGYIQIEAPPHEVDYRDFDIDERFRADWDRFNIWQYRSVVKEPVERAYSMANYPGEPGVIMLNVRVATPPPHHPEVPPGKMSSYIFSLRPGDEVTISGPFGDFYARDTEAEMIFLGGGAGMAPLRSIIFDQLLRVKTKRKMSFWYGARSLKELFYDEDFKKLAAEHDNFTWHVALSEPLPEDNWQGPRGFIHQVLYENYLKDHPAPEDCEYYLCGPPMLLVAAREMFENLGVEPESIFYDDFGM; from the coding sequence ATGATTGAAGTCATTCTCGGCGTTTCCCTGTTCACCGGCATCATCCTGCTGCTGGTCGCTCTCATCGTCACGGCCCGCTTTTTTCTCGTGCCGCGCGGCAAGGTGCGCATTCTCATCAACGAGGAGCAGGACAAAGCCCTCAGGGTCAGCCCCGGGGGCAAGCTGCTGCAGACTCTGGGCGGGCAGGGGATTTATATTCCCTCGGCCTGCGGCGGCGGCGGCTCCTGCGGGCAGTGCGTCGTCAAGGTCAAAGAGGGCGGCGGGGCGATCCTGCCCACGGAAACCGGCCATATCAACCGACGCGAGGAGCGCGAGGGACTCAGGCTCGCCTGTCAGGTGAGCGTCAAGCAGGATCTGAAAATCGAGCTGCCGCCGGAAATCTTCGCCATCCGCAAGTGGCGCTGCAAGGTCAAGTCGAACCGCAACGTCGCCAGCTTCATCAAGGAACTGGTGCTGGAGCTGCCCCCCGGCGAGGAGGTCGATTTTCGCGCCGGCGGCTATATCCAGATCGAGGCGCCGCCCCACGAGGTCGATTACCGCGATTTCGACATCGACGAGCGCTTCCGCGCCGACTGGGATCGCTTCAACATCTGGCAGTACCGCTCGGTGGTCAAGGAGCCCGTGGAGCGCGCCTACTCCATGGCCAACTATCCCGGCGAGCCGGGCGTGATCATGCTCAACGTGCGCGTCGCCACGCCCCCGCCCCATCACCCCGAGGTACCGCCGGGCAAGATGTCCTCCTACATCTTCAGCCTCAGACCCGGCGACGAGGTGACCATCAGCGGTCCCTTCGGCGATTTCTACGCCCGCGACACCGAGGCCGAGATGATCTTTCTCGGCGGCGGCGCCGGCATGGCGCCCCTGCGTTCCATCATTTTCGACCAGTTGCTGCGGGTCAAGACCAAACGCAAGATGTCTTTCTGGTATGGCGCGCGCAGCCTCAAGGAGCTTTTCTACGACGAGGATTTCAAGAAGCTCGCCGCCGAGCACGACAACTTCACCTGGCACGTGGCCCTCTCCGAGCCCCTGCCCGAGGACAACTGGCAGGGACCCAGGGGCTTCATCCATCAGGTGCTCTACGAGAATTACCTCAAGGATCATCCCGCCCCCGAGGATTGCGAATACTACCTGTGCGGTCCGCCCATGCTGCTGGTGGCGGCCCGCGAAATGTTCGAAAATCTCGGCGTCGAGCCCGAGAGCATTTTCTACGACGATTTCGGCATGTAG
- the nqrE gene encoding NADH:ubiquinone reductase (Na(+)-transporting) subunit E codes for MEHYLGIFIRAVFIENMALAFFLGMCTFLAVSKKVDTAFGLGLAVIVVQTLTVPINNLIYRYLLREGGLSWAGLDQVDLTFLGLICYIGVIAAMVQILEMVLDKYVPRLYAALGIFLPLITVNCMILGGSLFMVERRYDFAESLVFGLGSGTGWALAITALAGIRMRLNYSNIPAGLRGLGITFIVAGLMSLAFMAFSGIQL; via the coding sequence ATGGAGCACTATCTCGGCATATTCATCCGCGCCGTGTTCATCGAGAACATGGCCCTGGCGTTTTTTCTCGGCATGTGCACCTTTCTCGCGGTGTCGAAGAAAGTCGACACCGCCTTCGGGCTGGGCCTGGCGGTCATCGTCGTGCAGACCCTCACGGTGCCCATCAACAATCTCATCTACCGCTACCTGCTGCGCGAGGGTGGACTGTCCTGGGCGGGGCTCGACCAGGTCGATCTGACCTTTCTCGGCCTGATCTGCTACATCGGCGTGATCGCCGCCATGGTGCAGATCCTCGAAATGGTGCTGGACAAATACGTGCCGCGCCTCTACGCGGCGCTGGGCATTTTCTTACCGCTGATCACCGTCAACTGCATGATTCTCGGCGGCTCGCTGTTCATGGTGGAGCGTCGCTACGATTTCGCCGAGAGCCTGGTCTTCGGTCTGGGCAGCGGCACCGGTTGGGCCCTGGCCATCACCGCCCTGGCCGGCATCCGCATGCGGCTCAACTACAGCAACATCCCGGCCGGCCTGCGCGGGCTGGGCATCACCTTCATCGTCGCCGGGCTCATGTCCCTGGCCTTCATGGCGTTTTCGGGAATTCAGTTATGA
- a CDS encoding NADH:ubiquinone reductase (Na(+)-transporting) subunit D, which translates to MADLRKTLFGPVFDNNPIALQILGICSALAVTTRLQTAAVMSLAVIFVVACAGASVSLIRRQIPESIRLIVQMTLIATLVIVVDQVIQAFLPEISKQLSVFVGLIITNCIVLGRAEAFAMKNSVGQSFLDGIGNGLGYSLVLLLVAGLRELFGSGSLFGVQVLSTAQSGGWYVTNGLMLLPPSAFFIIGLLIWALRGWKKDQVEEQG; encoded by the coding sequence ATGGCTGATCTGCGCAAGACCCTGTTCGGGCCGGTTTTCGACAACAACCCCATCGCCTTGCAGATTCTCGGCATCTGCTCGGCCTTGGCGGTGACCACCCGCCTGCAGACGGCGGCGGTCATGTCGTTGGCGGTGATCTTCGTCGTCGCCTGCGCGGGCGCCTCCGTGAGCCTGATTCGTCGCCAGATTCCCGAAAGCATCCGCCTCATCGTGCAGATGACCCTCATCGCCACCCTGGTGATCGTCGTCGATCAGGTCATTCAGGCGTTTCTGCCGGAAATCAGCAAGCAGTTGTCGGTGTTCGTCGGTCTGATCATCACCAACTGCATCGTCCTGGGACGGGCCGAAGCCTTCGCCATGAAGAATTCGGTGGGACAGAGTTTTCTCGACGGCATCGGCAACGGTTTGGGTTACAGCCTGGTGCTGCTGCTGGTGGCCGGCCTGCGCGAGTTGTTCGGCTCGGGCAGCTTGTTCGGGGTGCAGGTCTTGAGCACTGCGCAAAGCGGCGGCTGGTATGTAACCAACGGCCTGATGCTTTTGCCGCCCAGCGCCTTTTTCATCATCGGCCTGCTGATCTGGGCACTGCGCGGCTGGAAGAAGGACCAGGTGGAGGAGCAGGGATGA
- a CDS encoding Na(+)-translocating NADH-quinone reductase subunit C, translated as MANDSVGRTFLVAFLVCFVCSLLVSGTAAGLRAKKERDALVIHYRNVLAVTGLLPAGGDVYDFWRNNVEARLVELETGRYSDAFDPETFNSQRAANDPALSRAIPSDLDLAGLRSRARFAPVYLIRQGGEVRQLVLPVHGRGLWSTLHGYIALEPDLSTIAGFGFFDHAETPGLGGEIDNPRWLAHWPGKQAFDEDGRVRIEVARGQVDSASPQARFQVDGLSGATLTARGVTNLLRYWLGEDGFGPYLERLRREGFHG; from the coding sequence ATGGCCAATGATTCCGTCGGCCGCACCTTTCTGGTGGCCTTTCTGGTGTGCTTTGTCTGTTCGCTGCTGGTCTCGGGAACCGCGGCCGGTCTGCGCGCCAAGAAAGAACGCGACGCCCTGGTGATTCACTATCGCAACGTCCTGGCGGTCACCGGGCTGCTGCCCGCCGGGGGCGATGTCTATGACTTCTGGCGGAACAACGTCGAAGCGCGCCTGGTCGAGTTGGAAACCGGCCGCTACAGCGATGCCTTTGATCCCGAAACCTTCAATTCGCAGCGCGCCGCCAATGATCCGGCCCTGAGCCGCGCCATCCCTTCGGATCTGGATCTGGCCGGCCTGCGCAGCCGCGCGCGCTTCGCGCCGGTCTATCTGATCCGCCAGGGGGGCGAGGTGCGCCAGCTGGTGCTGCCGGTGCACGGCAGGGGGCTGTGGTCGACGCTTCACGGCTACATCGCCCTTGAGCCCGATCTGTCGACCATCGCCGGTTTCGGTTTTTTCGACCATGCCGAAACCCCGGGCCTCGGCGGTGAGATCGACAATCCGCGCTGGCTCGCCCATTGGCCCGGCAAGCAGGCCTTCGATGAGGACGGGCGGGTACGCATCGAGGTGGCCCGCGGCCAGGTGGACAGCGCCTCGCCCCAAGCCCGTTTTCAGGTGGATGGCCTGTCCGGCGCGACCCTGACCGCGCGCGGCGTGACCAATCTGCTGCGCTACTGGCTGGGGGAGGATGGTTTTGGTCCCTATCTGGAACGGCTGCGGCGGGAGGGCTTTCATGGCTGA
- a CDS encoding NADH:ubiquinone reductase (Na(+)-transporting) subunit B, with amino-acid sequence MAETRLDPIKRALAGYWRGPCAATEGAPHVRDALNLKRVLLTVILALLPCALFGMWNSGYQMHLVMQANGIEELFTWREGVFRFLGVGNDPAYLGDNLLLGALYFVPLLLVCWVTAFFWEALFASVRGLEMSEGWGVTGLLLALILPPAMPWWQAALGVSFGIVMAKEIFGGTGRNFMNPALAAYAFLYFAYPGQFSADNSYVPIDGVTAATPLALAAHGGLAEVQQSLNWGEAFLGTIPGAPGETSALACLIGAAVLLLTGVASWRTLLAALLGALGLASLLFAVGSESNLLFSVPPHWHLVLGSLAFGLVFMATDPVSSALTDTGKWCYGLLVGAMLILIRVLNPAFPEGTMLAILFGNVLAPVIDRFVLKAQLRRRRVRYGQ; translated from the coding sequence ATGGCCGAGACGCGGCTTGATCCCATAAAGCGCGCCCTGGCGGGCTACTGGCGCGGCCCGTGCGCCGCCACGGAGGGCGCCCCCCACGTGCGCGACGCCCTCAACCTCAAGCGGGTTCTGCTGACGGTGATCCTGGCTTTGCTGCCCTGTGCCCTGTTCGGCATGTGGAACAGCGGCTACCAGATGCATCTGGTGATGCAGGCCAACGGCATCGAGGAGCTTTTCACCTGGCGCGAAGGGGTGTTTCGCTTCCTCGGCGTCGGCAACGATCCCGCCTATTTGGGGGACAACCTGCTGCTCGGCGCCCTCTATTTCGTGCCGCTGCTGCTGGTGTGCTGGGTCACGGCCTTTTTCTGGGAGGCGCTCTTTGCCTCGGTGCGCGGTCTGGAGATGAGCGAGGGCTGGGGCGTGACCGGTCTGCTCCTCGCCCTGATCCTGCCGCCGGCGATGCCCTGGTGGCAGGCGGCGCTGGGCGTGAGCTTTGGCATCGTCATGGCCAAGGAGATCTTCGGCGGCACGGGGCGCAATTTCATGAATCCGGCCCTGGCCGCTTACGCCTTTCTCTATTTTGCCTATCCGGGGCAGTTTTCCGCCGACAACTCCTATGTCCCCATCGACGGAGTGACGGCCGCCACGCCCCTCGCCCTGGCGGCGCACGGCGGGCTGGCCGAAGTGCAGCAGAGTCTGAACTGGGGCGAGGCCTTTCTCGGGACGATTCCCGGGGCGCCCGGCGAGACCTCGGCCCTGGCCTGCCTCATCGGCGCGGCGGTCCTGCTGCTGACGGGCGTGGCGTCCTGGCGCACCCTGCTCGCCGCGTTGCTCGGCGCCCTGGGGCTCGCCAGCCTGCTGTTTGCCGTCGGCAGCGAGAGCAACCTGCTGTTTTCCGTGCCGCCGCACTGGCATCTGGTGCTGGGCAGCCTGGCCTTCGGCCTGGTGTTCATGGCCACCGATCCCGTGTCCTCGGCTCTCACCGATACGGGCAAATGGTGCTACGGCTTGTTGGTCGGCGCCATGCTCATCCTGATCCGCGTTCTCAACCCGGCCTTTCCCGAAGGCACCATGCTGGCCATCTTGTTCGGCAACGTGCTCGCCCCGGTGATCGATCGCTTTGTGCTCAAGGCGCAGCTGCGGCGCAGGAGGGTGCGCTATGGCCAATGA
- a CDS encoding Na(+)-translocating NADH-quinone reductase subunit A, protein MKTFHIRRGLDLPLAGAPEPRIDKGPFVRRLALLGPDYPGLKPTMAVSEGEQVRAGQVLFTDKRSPRVRFTAPGSGRITAIHRGPKRVLLGVEIALDGEDAQTFDAHDEGRLEQLSRAEVVDLLLASGLWTALRRRPFERVPDPEEIPAALFVTALASDPLAADPALVIAERPREFANGLRVLGRLCDGPLYLCQAPSVELPRAGRVEAVAFAGPHPAGLPGTHIHHLLPVHGERCVWHLGYQDVIAIGHLFVTGRLLLERILALGGPGARRPRLIRTRLGAHLGDLLRDELHEGRWRVVSGSVLSGHGAQGPLDFLGRYHLQACVLPETQAQPKALGWLRPGGETFSVRRLFPGVWARRRPRALSTALGGERRAIYPIGTYEQVLPLDLSATYLLRALAAGDVEEARSLGCLELAEEDLALCSFVCPGKNNFGRLLREVLDEIEKEG, encoded by the coding sequence ATGAAAACCTTCCATATTCGCCGCGGCCTCGACCTTCCCCTCGCCGGCGCACCCGAACCGCGCATCGACAAGGGCCCCTTCGTGCGGCGCTTGGCTCTGCTGGGCCCCGATTACCCGGGACTCAAGCCGACCATGGCGGTCAGCGAGGGGGAACAGGTCCGGGCCGGCCAGGTGCTGTTCACCGACAAACGCAGCCCCCGAGTGCGCTTCACCGCCCCCGGCAGCGGCCGGATCACGGCGATTCACCGCGGCCCCAAGCGCGTGTTGCTGGGCGTGGAGATCGCCTTGGACGGCGAGGATGCGCAGACCTTCGACGCCCATGACGAGGGGCGCCTGGAGCAGCTCTCGCGCGCCGAAGTCGTCGACCTTCTGCTCGCCTCGGGCCTGTGGACGGCCCTACGCCGCCGCCCTTTCGAGCGGGTGCCCGATCCCGAGGAGATTCCCGCGGCGCTCTTCGTCACCGCTCTCGCCAGCGATCCCCTGGCCGCCGATCCGGCCCTGGTCATCGCCGAGCGCCCCCGCGAGTTCGCCAACGGCCTGCGCGTTCTCGGCCGTCTCTGTGACGGGCCGCTCTATCTGTGCCAGGCTCCAAGTGTCGAGCTACCCCGCGCCGGGCGCGTCGAGGCGGTGGCCTTTGCCGGTCCCCATCCGGCCGGTTTGCCGGGCACCCATATCCATCATCTGCTGCCGGTGCATGGCGAGCGCTGTGTCTGGCATCTCGGCTATCAGGATGTCATCGCCATCGGTCATCTGTTTGTCACCGGCCGCCTGCTTCTCGAGCGCATCCTCGCCCTGGGGGGACCGGGGGCGCGCCGCCCGCGCCTGATCCGCACCCGCCTTGGCGCGCATCTGGGTGATCTGCTGCGCGATGAACTGCACGAAGGCCGCTGGCGGGTGGTCTCGGGTTCGGTTCTGAGCGGCCACGGGGCGCAAGGGCCGCTCGATTTCCTCGGTCGTTATCACCTTCAGGCCTGTGTCCTGCCTGAAACGCAGGCGCAGCCCAAGGCCTTGGGCTGGCTGCGGCCGGGGGGCGAGACCTTTTCGGTGCGCCGCCTCTTTCCCGGCGTTTGGGCGCGGCGTCGCCCACGGGCCCTGAGCACCGCCCTTGGCGGCGAACGGCGCGCGATCTATCCCATCGGCACCTACGAGCAGGTGTTGCCCCTGGATCTGTCCGCCACCTATCTGCTGCGCGCCCTGGCGGCGGGCGATGTGGAAGAGGCGCGCAGCCTTGGGTGTCTGGAGTTGGCCGAGGAAGACCTGGCCCTGTGCAGTTTCGTCTGCCCGGGAAAGAACAATTTCGGACGGCTGCTGCGCGAGGTGCTCGATGAAATCGAGAAGGAGGGCTGA
- a CDS encoding NADH-quinone oxidoreductase subunit N has product MTWNDLVALTPILILALGSVAILMLGAWWPKRRELMALGSVTALAAALTAAVMTPPVEEIRGMFGAGPYARFFTTLWALTAALTLVLSGRYGAERRFSGGEYTALVLFAAAGMALLSGATSLVGLFLGLEAFTLVLYILIAFHREDDAGAEAGLKYLVMGAVATGFLAFGIALIFTSTGTFHLPEALSGLDPASGMRPVALLGWAMLILALGFKVSLVPFHLWTPDVYQGAPAPVAGLLATGSKGAVFAVLLSLTAGLAVGWDDLRPLLWVLCVLSLLVGTLCALRQDNLKRMLAYSSVVHMGYVLMALIAAGAAGHTALVFYLTAYVAMNLGAFGVIASFSTATREPQELEDLRGLGYRHPLRSAALAIFLFSLAGVPPSAGFIGKFAIFVATLDAGFVALAVLGVLASLVSVYYYLRVVVVLYMSVEDAPSLHPGTREEGAVLALCALATLGLGILPAPLLDLIGRLIP; this is encoded by the coding sequence TTGACCTGGAACGATCTTGTCGCCCTCACGCCCATCCTGATTCTCGCCCTGGGCTCGGTCGCCATCCTCATGCTCGGCGCCTGGTGGCCCAAGCGGCGCGAACTCATGGCCCTGGGCAGCGTGACCGCCCTGGCGGCGGCCCTGACCGCCGCGGTCATGACACCGCCGGTGGAAGAAATCCGCGGAATGTTCGGCGCCGGACCCTACGCGCGTTTCTTCACCACCCTCTGGGCGCTGACGGCGGCGCTCACCCTGGTGCTGTCGGGGCGCTACGGCGCCGAGCGGCGCTTTTCCGGCGGCGAATACACCGCCCTGGTGCTGTTCGCGGCGGCCGGCATGGCCCTGCTGTCCGGCGCGACCTCCCTGGTGGGCCTGTTTCTCGGCCTGGAGGCCTTCACCCTGGTGCTCTACATTCTCATCGCCTTTCACCGCGAGGATGACGCGGGTGCCGAAGCCGGTCTCAAGTATCTGGTGATGGGCGCGGTCGCCACGGGCTTTCTGGCCTTCGGCATCGCTCTGATTTTCACTTCGACGGGCACTTTTCATCTGCCCGAAGCCCTCTCCGGGCTTGATCCCGCCTCGGGCATGCGTCCGGTGGCGCTCCTCGGCTGGGCCATGCTGATCCTGGCCCTGGGTTTTAAGGTTTCGCTGGTGCCTTTTCATCTGTGGACGCCCGATGTTTACCAGGGCGCGCCTGCTCCGGTGGCGGGTCTGCTGGCCACCGGCTCCAAGGGCGCGGTGTTCGCCGTGCTGCTGAGTCTGACGGCGGGTCTGGCGGTCGGCTGGGACGATCTGCGGCCGCTCTTGTGGGTGCTGTGCGTGCTGTCCCTGCTGGTCGGCACCCTGTGCGCCCTGCGCCAGGACAACCTCAAGCGCATGCTCGCCTATTCCTCGGTGGTGCACATGGGTTACGTGCTCATGGCGCTGATCGCCGCCGGTGCCGCCGGACATACCGCCCTGGTGTTTTATCTCACGGCCTATGTCGCCATGAATCTCGGCGCCTTCGGCGTCATCGCCTCCTTTTCCACGGCCACGCGCGAGCCCCAGGAACTCGAAGATCTGCGTGGCCTTGGTTACCGCCATCCCCTGCGCAGCGCGGCGCTGGCAATCTTTCTCTTCTCCTTGGCCGGCGTGCCGCCCAGCGCCGGTTTCATCGGCAAGTTCGCCATCTTCGTCGCGACGCTGGATGCGGGTTTTGTCGCCCTGGCGGTGCTGGGCGTCCTTGCCTCCCTGGTGTCGGTCTACTATTACCTGCGCGTCGTCGTGGTGCTGTACATGAGCGTCGAGGACGCCCCCTCCCTGCATCCCGGCACGCGCGAAGAGGGCGCCGTCCTCGCCCTGTGCGCGCTGGCGACCCTTGGCCTGGGCATCCTGCCCGCGCCCCTGTTGGATTTGATCGGCCGTCTCATTCCCTGA
- a CDS encoding complex I subunit 4 family protein, translating into MTEFIHIPWLTILVFLPLAGALLCLALHRREVLCRWLALAVSWGVFVLAAGLFAAFRQGGAGWLLYEDHAWIERLGVRYILGLDGISLLLVLLSGFLMLTAVLVSWKVRRHTGFFFALLLLMEAGILGVFLALDLVLFYLFWELMLIPMFFLIGVWGHERRIYAAVKFFLFTLAGSLLMLLAIIGLHLLHTAGGGAPSFALEALRGTSMSTTVEFWLYGAFLLAFIIKVPLVPVHTWLPDAHTEAPTAGSVILAGLLLKTGVYGLLRFGFPLFPAAALASLPWLALLALIGIFYAAWIAYLQTDAKRLVAYSSVAHMGFVVLGLAAWNQTALEGGILQMVNHGITTGALFALVGMIDERAHTRQIAELGGLWGRVPRLSFFFLFFSLASLGLPGLNNFAGEILILIGAFQANPLWGATAFAGVVFAAAYMLRLVQGVIWGPARGAVFWPDLEPREAVVLIALALLVLWLGLYPAPFLQVLEGPVSDLLAQLPQTLNHGGPP; encoded by the coding sequence ATGACGGAATTTATCCACATCCCCTGGCTGACGATCCTCGTCTTTCTGCCCCTGGCGGGCGCCTTGCTGTGCCTGGCCCTGCATCGGCGCGAGGTTCTGTGCCGCTGGCTGGCCCTGGCGGTGAGCTGGGGGGTGTTCGTGCTCGCGGCCGGGCTGTTTGCCGCCTTTCGCCAGGGCGGCGCGGGCTGGCTGCTCTACGAGGATCACGCCTGGATTGAGCGCCTCGGGGTGCGCTACATTCTGGGTTTGGACGGCATCTCCCTGCTGCTGGTGCTGCTCAGCGGTTTTCTCATGCTGACGGCGGTGCTGGTGTCCTGGAAGGTGCGGCGGCACACGGGGTTTTTCTTTGCGCTGCTGCTGCTCATGGAGGCCGGCATCCTCGGCGTGTTCCTGGCCCTGGATCTGGTGCTGTTCTACCTGTTCTGGGAGCTGATGCTGATTCCCATGTTTTTCCTCATCGGCGTCTGGGGGCATGAGCGGCGCATCTATGCCGCGGTCAAATTTTTTCTCTTCACCCTGGCCGGCAGCCTGCTCATGCTGCTGGCCATCATCGGCCTGCACCTGCTGCACACCGCAGGGGGCGGCGCGCCCAGCTTCGCGTTGGAGGCGCTGCGCGGCACCTCTATGTCGACGACCGTCGAATTCTGGCTTTACGGCGCGTTTCTCCTGGCCTTCATCATCAAGGTGCCCCTGGTGCCGGTGCATACCTGGCTGCCTGACGCCCACACCGAGGCGCCCACCGCCGGTTCGGTGATTCTTGCCGGTCTGCTCCTCAAGACCGGGGTCTACGGCCTGCTGCGGTTCGGCTTTCCGTTGTTTCCCGCCGCCGCCCTGGCGAGCCTGCCCTGGCTGGCGCTGCTGGCGCTGATCGGCATATTCTATGCGGCCTGGATTGCCTATCTGCAAACCGACGCCAAGCGCCTGGTGGCCTATTCTTCGGTGGCGCACATGGGTTTCGTGGTATTGGGGCTGGCGGCCTGGAACCAGACCGCGCTGGAGGGCGGCATTCTGCAGATGGTCAACCACGGCATCACCACCGGCGCCTTGTTCGCCCTGGTGGGGATGATCGACGAGCGCGCCCACACCCGCCAGATCGCCGAACTCGGCGGACTCTGGGGGAGGGTGCCGCGGCTGTCCTTTTTCTTCCTGTTCTTTTCCCTGGCCTCCCTGGGGTTGCCGGGCCTCAACAATTTCGCCGGGGAAATTCTGATCCTCATCGGTGCTTTCCAGGCCAACCCCCTGTGGGGCGCGACGGCTTTTGCCGGAGTGGTGTTCGCCGCCGCCTATATGCTGCGTCTGGTGCAGGGGGTGATCTGGGGCCCGGCGCGGGGCGCGGTGTTCTGGCCCGATCTGGAGCCGCGCGAGGCCGTGGTGCTGATCGCCCTGGCCCTGCTGGTGCTCTGGCTGGGGCTCTATCCCGCGCCCTTTCTCCAGGTTCTCGAAGGGCCGGTCAGTGACCTTCTGGCGCAACTGCCCCAGACTCTCAACCACGGAGGGCCGCCTTGA